AAATATGCCCGGCAAGTAAAAGCCTTCAAATGGGATTTTTAAAGGTTCTGCAGTATGTGCGAAATAAGAGGAAGCTTTGTTAAAAGCTTGAACATGCAAATCATAACCTTCTTTCAAGCGTTCCTTTTTTTCGGGACGATAATCGAAATACAAGCTCGTCCTATAGTAATTGGAAGCTTTTAAGAAACAATCTCTTGCGCTTATAAGGTGCCCTTTTCTTTCAGATTCGATACCCTCGGACATCAATCGTTCGGCAAGTTTGCTCCATTCCATCTGCCAGCTATCATAATCATTTTCATGAATTCTTGCGGCAGTTGACAGGCATTCTCCGAGATCGCTTGCCCCAAAGTAAATGTAGGATGCTACGCGAAGTAGCTGCGAATCGAAAGAGGGGGAGTGGAAATATAGCCTCATAAGCCTCCAAAATTAATTGTCTTTTGTCAATTCTTCAATAGCATTAGGATCGGCAAGAGTGGTTAAGTCACCCATTTTATCAAGCTCTCCTCTCGCAATACATCGAAGCAATCGTCTCATGATTTTCCCCGATCTTGTTTTTGGAAGAGAGCTCACAAATTTAATCGTATCCGGAACCGCAATGGCTCCAATTTCATTTTTAATATGCTGCTTTAGTTGTTCTTCAAGTTCTTTGCTTGGTAAAAAGCCATTTACTAAAATCACATAAGCTAGAAGAAGCTCGCCTTTTATCTCATGTGGTTTAGAAACAACGGCCGATTCAGCCACAGCCACATGTGAGACAAGAGCGCTTTCAACTTCAGCCGTTCCAATTCTATGTCCGGAAATATTAACGACATCATCCATTCTTCCAAGAAGCCAATAGCAGCCGGCTTCGTCTTGGATGCTACCATCTCCTGTAAAATAAGCCCCTACTTTTTTTGAAAAATAAGTTTCTATGAACTTTTTATGATCTCCCCAAAGAGTCCTCATGATTCCGGGCCAAGGTTTTTCGATGTAGAGCCCGCCTCCTGTATGAACGCATAGCTCACCCTCTTCATCATAAATTCCCGGCTTGATGCCAAAAAAAGGATAGGAAGCTGATCCCGGTTTAAGACTATGGCAGCCTGGAAGGGGAGCGATCATAATACCGCCTGTTTCTGTTTGCCACCAAGTGTCAATGACAGGGCATTTATTTTGACCGATATTATCATAATACCAAATCCAGGCCTCAGGGTTGATTGGTTCGCCGACCGTTCCTAAAAGCTTAAGGGATTTTAATAGATCCGGATTGATTAAAGAGGCCCCTTCTTTCATAAGGGATCGGATGACAGTGGGTGCTGTGTAAAATTTAGTCACTTGATGTTTGTTAATCACTCTCCAGAAAATGGCAGGATCCGGAAAAGTCGGGGTTCCTTCAAAAAGAAGAGTCGTGGTTCCATTTGCAAGGGGGCCGTAAACCACATAACTATGCCCTGTTATCCATCCAAGATCTGCCGTACACCAATAAACATCGTTTTCTTTTATATCAAAATATAGGCGATGGGAAAGACTTGCATGAAGTAAATACCCGCCTTGCGTATGAAGCGCACCCTTAGGTTTACCTGTTGAGCCGGAGGTGTAGAGGATAAAAAGAGGGTCCTCGGCATTTAATGGTTCCGGCGGACAGATTGGAGAAACGGAGGCCATTTCTTCATGATACCATAGATCTCTCCCGGCTACCATGGGAGTCAGCCTCTCATCTCTTCGGAAAACGATTACTTTTTGACAAGAACAAGGTTCGAGAAGCGCTTTATCCACCATTTCTTTTAGAGGGATGATCTTTCCGCCCCTTTTGGCAACATTGGATGTGACTATAAGTTTACAATCCGCATCTTTTAATCTGTAACTTAATGACTCGCTGCTAAAGCCGCCAAAAACAACCGAATGAATGGCGCCGATTCGAGCAGAAGCTAGCATCGCGACGGCTTGCTCTAAAACCATCGGCATGTAAATTGCAATCCTGTCCCCTTTTTTTACGCCATGCTTTTTTAAAACATTGGCAAAACGCTCCACCTCTTCTTTCAATTGTCCGAAGGTGAGAGTGCGATGTTCGGATTCATCTTCAGCTTGCCAAATGAGGGCGGGCTTATCTTTCTTGCCATTCCGCACATGACGATCAATGGCATTAAAAGAGACATTGAGTTCTCCATCGCTAAAAAAGCGATGCCAAACTTCATCTTTACTCCAATTATACTCAAGACCCTTACTTGGAAATCGCATCCAATCCAGCGTTTTTGCTTGTTCAAGCCAAAAGGCCTCTTCATGATGAATAGAGCTCTCGTAAAGATGCTCATATTCTTCAAAATTCTTTACTTCGGCATTTTTTTGGATATCCGGAAAGGGTGGAAAAATGGGGGATTTATGAATGAGAGATAGGAGATTTGGTTCTAAAGTCATAAGCCTCAAAAGAAATAGGTGTCTTTTGCAAAAAAAGTTCGGGATTCATGTTAAGTATTAGGAAATTTAAAAAAACCACCTTTAGCGCCGTTCAATTTTTTTAGACATTTTAATTTTCCTAGTAATTATAAAAGCAGTTCACTCTAATTTTTTTCAAAGAAAATAGATTCATTAGTTTTAAATTCTATTTTAATATCGTTTAAATTTACTTCTATTTTCTCATGAGTTTTCTTGTTCTTGCAATAAGTTCTTGTGAAATAGCGCTGCCATCGGTTCTAAAAATAGAAAATTCTAAAACTTTTACTTGAGCTAATTTAGAAAAGAGCGGTATACGTCTTGTCGTAAATATTTAAAGGATTGGAAACATTTATTTTTTATTTAAGAACAATCTTAAAAAAATATTTAGAAGTGACGGCAAAAATAAAAGTAACGAAAGACACAATTGGAATTTCTATTATTGAAACTAAAGAGACAGTAATAACAAGATTTTCGAAACAAACTTTGATGTGAAAATAATTGTTTTTGAATCGATTCGAAAGTCTATATCATAATTTTCTCAAGGAGAGGTGTGCCGTGACTATTGCGTGTCCAGAATGTAGTTCCCAAGCGTATAAGAAAAACGGATATACAAGACATGGAAAACAAAACCATCGATGTCTAGAGTGTGGAAGACAATTTTCAATAGATCCTGAAGAAGAAAAAATTCTCATCGAGAAAGGAGCCAACTTAGTAGCTGTTCGTGTTGAAGAAAGACAGCTTGAAAATATTTGCTAATGAAAGAAGATTCATTATGTATAATGAATCTTTAAACTTTCTTATCAACCTCGTCCTTGAGAAATTTATAGTTTTTCAATAATGAAAGACGTATTTTTAAGATTATGCTGCTTTCAATTAACCTTAAATTATTGAGTTTCAATGAAAGCCTATCTTAAATCCAATAAAAAAATTTGGGACTTTGCTCCTCATAATGCTTTTCCAGATATTATCCGCTTCCAAAATCAGTGGTTTGTTTGTTTAAGGGAAGCTAGCCTGCATTCTGATACTGAACCCGGCATGATCCGGATTTTACAAAGCCATGATGCCATAAACTGGCATGCTGTTGCTCTCTTGCATGATAAAGAATTTGATTTAAGAGATCCGAAGTTTTTAATTCATAACGACGGATCCTTAATGCTTTATGTTTGTGCCTTAAGTTTAAATTCCAAAAAAAGAATGTTATCCCTTAGCTGCCGATCTTTAGAGGGTCGTATCTTTAGCCCTTTCTTTTTAATTGCAGAAGAGGGGGAATGGCTTTGGCGTATTATTCAGGAGGAAAAATCTTTTTATGCCGCCTCCTACCGTTTTTCAGTCCCGGGCGATCGATATAAGCCATGGAGTGCAAGTTTGCATACTTCCTCAGAGGGGAAATTTTTTAAGAAAGTTGTAGATTGGCCTTTTAAGGGAAGGCCGAGTGAGGCGTGTCTATATATCCTTAAAGACCAAATGACTGTTTTCATAAGACAGGATCGCGAGGATAGAAAACTTTTAGTTGGCACCTCTTCCTACCCCTATGAAGATTGGCATTTTGAAAAAGCGCCCTTCTATCTTGCCAGTCCAAATGTAGTTCTTACTGAAGAAAATAAAGCTATTATTGGGGGAAGGCTTCTTCAGATCAATCCTTATGGCATTTTTGAGAAAACTACTTTATTTGAATATGAAAACAACAAGTGGAATCGACTGCTGGTTTTGCCAAGTTTTGGCGATAGCGGCTATCCGGGTCTTGTTTTAATGGGGAATCGTTTATTTGTCTGCTATTACTCTTCGCAATTAAAAAAGAGTGCTATCTATTTGGCCGAAGTCGAAATAGAGAAGGGATAAAACCCTTCTCTTAAAAAGCCTGATTATTGATTAAATTCCTCATCATGAAAAAAGGGACGATTTTGTTCCGATCTTAATTGAAAAGTGATTTCTCTTTCCTTGTTAATTTCCCGGATGAGATCTTCATTTTGATTTCTTAAATCTTGAAGCCTTTGATTTTGCTCCTGATTTTTTTCAATCTCAATTTGATAGGACATCAGTAAATCGTCATAAGAATTTCTTAAGGATCGGGAAGTGTTTTCTTCGATAGAAAGCTCATTTAAAGCGGATTCGAAATTGTCAATCACTTTTGCAGCAAGCAATTTTGAATTTCTCTCTTCCTCGGCTAGGTGATTGATTTTGGAAACTAAAGCTTGTTGATCGTTTCTTGCTTTCTCAAGCTCTTCCATGGCTTCAGTTAGCTTTTGAATTAAAATCTGATTTCTCTCAATTTCTTGATTTTTTTCAATTTCTAAAGAGGAGAATCTACTAAATTTTTCTTCTAGCTCTTGAGTATGATTTTTAGAATGCTCAAGCTCTTCCATGGCATCATGCAGCTGCTGCATTAGAGCATGATTTCTCTGCATTTCTTGATTTTTTTCCATTTCAATTGACGAAAGGGTCTTATATCGCTCTTCGAGTTCTTGTGCATAATTTTTGGAATACTCTACTTCTTCCATAGCTGCATTTAGCCGTTGAATGAGGGAGTTATTTTTCTCAACTTCCTGATTTTTTTCCATTTCAATGGCGGTTAGATTTTTTAATTGATCTTCTAGATGGCTAATGCCGCGTTTAGAGTGCTCGCTTTCATCCATTACTTCTGCTAAATGTTCCATCATGGCATGGTTTTTTTGAACTTCCTGATTTTTTTCCATTTCAATCTCTTGAATTTTAGTAAGTAGAGATTCAGTTTTTTCTTTTTCAAGATGATAAAGCTCTTGCATATCTTTAAGCTTTAAGACTAATTGCTGAGCTTCAATTTTCTCAGCTTCTTCTTTTTGGAGTTCATCTTTTAAATGTCTAATAAGATCATCTGCGTTGGATTTTTCTCTTTCTTGATTTCTTAATGTCTCTTCTAATTCATCTAATTTCTTTTTAGCTTCTTCTCTTTCGCTTTCTTGAAGGGCATAGCTTCTTTCAAGATCGTTTCTCAAAGCAACACTTACATTATTTGCTTCTGTTTGCTTTAATACAAGGTCATCTAATCGATTTTTTAGCTCGTTTGATTCAAGCTCTTCTTTTGCAAGATTCTGCTTAGCGAGATCAAGTTCCCTTAGGCTAGCTTCATATTTTTCATTTAAAACATTTTGAAACTCTAAAGTTTTTGAAAGCTCATCTTTTAAAAGTTGAATTTGCGAGAAATTTTCGTCTAATGCCGTATTGGCTTTGCTTAATGCTTCTTGCAATTCGTTTGCATGATTTCTGTATCTTTCAAATTCTTCAAGGCTTGCTCTCAAAACTTCTTTTTCTTTTTGGGCTTCTTCAAGCTGCTCCCTTAAAGAGGTAGTTTGGCTACCCATGGCCTTTGTGCTTTCGCTCGCTTCATTTAAAGCTATCTCAAGATGATTAAGTTTAGCTTTTGCATTTTCATATTGGTCTAGGTAAGCTTCAAGATGTTTTTTTTCATCAAGAGCTTTTGTAAGAGTTTCCTTAAGCGCGAGAATTTGTTCTCTTTCTTCATGAATTGTGATGTCGGTCTGGTCAAGTAAGAACTCAAGTTCTGCCACATAATCTAAGGTCTCTTGATGTTTCTTTTGAGACTCCTCGTTTTGGGCGAGCTCATTTTTTAATCTTTCGGTAAGACTACGCTCTTCCTCAAGATGGCTTAAGGCGTCGTTAAGCTCATTTCTAAGGTAAGTAATGACTTCCTGAGAATCATCGATTCGGATTTTTGCTAAATGAATCTCTTTTTGAAACTCTTCTTTTTCCGTGTGGATTTGTCTTTGGTTTTCTTTTAAGGAAGCAAGCTCTTCTTTGGCTTCCATTAAATAAAGTTCAAGATCGGAGGTTTGGCTTTGTTCTGTTTCCAGCTCTTTTTCTTTCTGTGCTATAGCTTCTTTTAATTCTTCTTCCCGGTTCTCAAAAAGAAAAGCAAAATTTAGCAGTTCTTTTTCTTTTTCTTCGAGTTTAGCTTCAAGATGCTTTCTCCATGCTTCTTCTTTTTTAGTTTCATTTTCAAAAAAGTGGATTTGATTTTCCATTTCACTGATTTTTGATCGAACGCCTTCTTCAAAATGATCAAAAATGCCTGTCATGGCAGAAAATTGTTCTGAAAGAAGCTTTAAGTCTGTTTTAGCTTCTTCTAGCTCTTTTCTGTGAGCTTGAATCCCTTTAAGAAGCTCATCTTTTTCGCTTGCGTGAAGATCGTTTGCAGATTCAAGCTCGCTTTGAAGGGAAGAGGTATTTCGAATTTCTTCTTGAAGCTTATGGCTAAGATCTTTTAGCTCTTTTTCTTTTTCAGCCAAGCTTAATTGAAATCCATCCGCTGAATCCGCTTTTTCTTTTAAAGCTTCAAGCTCCCTAATTCTCATTTTAGCGGCTTCAAGTTGATCTTCCAAATTTAGAATGCTGATCTGAAAAGTTGTCAGGTATTCTTTGGACAAGGAGTCTTTTTCCTTTAATTCTTGAGTCAGATTTTGGTGCAAAGAAGTCTGTTTTTCATTTTCAGCAATATAATTTTTTTTAGCCGAGAGTAAGTCCTTTTTTAAATCAGCCCCTTTTAGCTCCACTTGATGGAGGCGAACCGTGAGGTCGTAAATTGAGCTATTAACTTTATCTTCTTTCTGTTCAAGATTTTGAATATTACTTTCTAAGGCTTCTACAAGATAAAGAGCTTCCACCTTCTCCTCTTCGAGTGTCTTTTCAAGTTCAGCGTATTTATTTTCAAGCTCGCGTCTTGTAAAGGAGTGCTCTTGAAGAGCTTCAGTCAAAAGATCCGCTTTATTTTTTTCTTGCCGGTAGAGGCTTTCAGCTCTTTCGAGATGCTTTTGCATCTCTTTAATTTTTGTTTCGGCATGACTTAAATCCTCTTGCCAGGAATGAGCAATTTGTAATTCCGCGTCTTTTTCAAGCAGCCGTTCATTTGCGATTGTCAGCTGATGGTTGATGGCCACAATTTGATTTTCAGCATTTCTTAGCTGCTCGTTTAGACGAGCGCTTGTTTCCATGAAAATCGTTGTTGCGGCATGCAACTCATGTTTTTTTGTTTCAAGAGCTTCTTCTTTTGAAACAATGGCGCTTGTTAAGTTGCTTGTCTCATCTTTAATTTTTAAAAGTTCATCTTCTAAAGACTGGATTCGATTTTTCAAAACTTTTTCGGCTGAATAGCCTTTAACCATAAGATCTGACTTTAACATTTCAAGCCGAGACTTTGTCGACTCTAACTCTTTGCGCAAGATTTTAATTTTCTTATTCTGAGCGAGCCTTTGCTCCTGAAGAATTTTAATAAATTCCATGTCATCGTCTGTTCGATTATCTCCCAAATCATCTATTTCATCGGAGAGAAGCGTGAGGGGAGAGCCGGCTCTTTCAGTTTTAGGCTTTTCAGCTTTTGCGGGAGAAATCGGTAAGAGAACCCCGATGCTTGCGATGAGTGTCAGAGCAATTCCATTGATGACGCGAAGCAGAGTTTTTCGGTTTTTGGTTGGATTTGCCGAACAGGGCTTGTTATTCTTGCTGCTATCCATAGGGTGCTAAGCCTTTTTGTGAAACATCTTGCCAAAATAAATAAACGTATTAGGAAGATTCGTTTCATATACTTCGCAAGATAAAAACTCAAGTTGAATATTGATAATTTCCCGAAAAGGGACTTCTATTCATTTTTAGGTTTATTTATCTATTTCAAAATGAAACGTAACTAAATTTTTAAAATAATAACTTTGTTTTTGGTTTTTCATATTTTTAATTTAAAAAATAAAAAAACAGCAAATATGATTTTTGCTTATGATTCAAAAAATTATTGGCTTCTTTTAAAAACTTCTTGATTCTCTCAAGAAAGCAAGGTATCAAAGTACCAAGCGATTAATTTTAAAAAAGGCACCCCTTAAAGGACTTTGCTTTAGGAATAAAGCTTTGAAGTGGTTATTCCACGGAAGCTTTGAAATCTTTGAAAGGCTAAAAAAGTCTTCCAGCTTTAAAAAAGGCATCTATGCAACAACCTCGCTACACAAATCGCCTCATCCATGAAAAATCCCCTTACTTGCTCCAGCACGCCCATAATCCCGTGGATTGGTACCCTTGGGGTGAAGAA
This DNA window, taken from Criblamydia sequanensis CRIB-18, encodes the following:
- a CDS encoding transposase-like zinc-binding domain-containing protein; amino-acid sequence: MTIACPECSSQAYKKNGYTRHGKQNHRCLECGRQFSIDPEEEKILIEKGANLVAVRVEERQLENIC
- the acs gene encoding acetate--CoA ligase translates to MTLEPNLLSLIHKSPIFPPFPDIQKNAEVKNFEEYEHLYESSIHHEEAFWLEQAKTLDWMRFPSKGLEYNWSKDEVWHRFFSDGELNVSFNAIDRHVRNGKKDKPALIWQAEDESEHRTLTFGQLKEEVERFANVLKKHGVKKGDRIAIYMPMVLEQAVAMLASARIGAIHSVVFGGFSSESLSYRLKDADCKLIVTSNVAKRGGKIIPLKEMVDKALLEPCSCQKVIVFRRDERLTPMVAGRDLWYHEEMASVSPICPPEPLNAEDPLFILYTSGSTGKPKGALHTQGGYLLHASLSHRLYFDIKENDVYWCTADLGWITGHSYVVYGPLANGTTTLLFEGTPTFPDPAIFWRVINKHQVTKFYTAPTVIRSLMKEGASLINPDLLKSLKLLGTVGEPINPEAWIWYYDNIGQNKCPVIDTWWQTETGGIMIAPLPGCHSLKPGSASYPFFGIKPGIYDEEGELCVHTGGGLYIEKPWPGIMRTLWGDHKKFIETYFSKKVGAYFTGDGSIQDEAGCYWLLGRMDDVVNISGHRIGTAEVESALVSHVAVAESAVVSKPHEIKGELLLAYVILVNGFLPSKELEEQLKQHIKNEIGAIAVPDTIKFVSSLPKTRSGKIMRRLLRCIARGELDKMGDLTTLADPNAIEELTKDN